From one Streptomyces sp. N50 genomic stretch:
- a CDS encoding ABC transporter substrate-binding protein translates to MPDQSAGSSSPGSAPSTASRRTMLRGAGLLGVGVGFGLPALLSACGAAADDAKGSGKGGTLTLAIDATSAVNDPSFYTSLGDWMAVDCICRGLTFISFETNEPTPDLAKSWTISDDQLTYTFALREGVKFHDGTTLTSADVLASLGRQFDEKDKTLPKGATRPLSDLGANVASLTAPDDMTVKMVLKKPDRTTLGQLSDIGGRIISKAALKKYGADIGKHLVGTGPFAFSAATSGQSITLTAFDDFRLGRPPVDRLVLRQVQDPSTIVSSLLSGDISATQFTPYSAAAQLRKDDSVTVYKTPYNANAILMIDARRVPELKVRQAINLAIDRKSILDQAFYGVGALPEGYAIPPAQSGYDTGLADLSTQDTAKAKKLVAEAGAGGRRIRLMAASDSWHPKAAQIVAQNLTDVGFKVVTTSVDPATYFTRLLDGKDDYHDLMIWERNTYVPDANDMVGAMASPTGLYGATITGMDTLKDAASLQAELDTAKNLPLGAQRTAAYTKIQRRWAEDYMVLSMLACFANLVVSGSKVKHMNTAALANHRCYMEKASV, encoded by the coding sequence ATGCCGGACCAGTCAGCTGGATCGTCCTCACCCGGCTCCGCCCCGTCGACGGCGTCGCGCCGCACCATGCTCCGGGGCGCGGGGCTCCTCGGCGTGGGAGTCGGCTTCGGGCTCCCCGCCCTGCTCAGCGCCTGTGGTGCCGCGGCCGACGACGCCAAGGGAAGCGGCAAGGGCGGCACGCTGACCCTGGCCATCGACGCGACCAGCGCGGTCAACGACCCGTCGTTCTACACCTCGTTGGGCGACTGGATGGCCGTCGACTGCATCTGCCGGGGCCTGACCTTCATCTCCTTCGAGACCAACGAGCCCACCCCGGACCTGGCCAAGAGCTGGACGATCTCCGACGACCAGCTCACGTACACCTTCGCCCTGCGCGAGGGCGTCAAGTTCCACGACGGCACCACGCTCACCTCGGCGGACGTCCTGGCCAGCCTGGGCCGGCAGTTCGACGAGAAGGACAAGACGCTCCCCAAGGGCGCCACCCGCCCGCTGTCCGACCTCGGCGCGAACGTGGCTTCGCTGACCGCCCCGGACGACATGACCGTGAAGATGGTCCTCAAGAAGCCGGACCGCACCACCCTGGGCCAGCTCTCCGACATCGGCGGCCGCATCATCTCGAAGGCCGCGCTGAAGAAGTACGGCGCCGACATCGGCAAGCACCTCGTCGGCACCGGCCCCTTCGCCTTCTCCGCCGCCACCTCCGGCCAGTCGATCACCCTCACCGCCTTCGACGACTTCCGCCTCGGCAGACCGCCCGTCGACCGGCTGGTGCTGCGCCAGGTCCAGGACCCGTCGACCATCGTCAGTTCGCTGCTCAGCGGCGACATCTCGGCCACCCAGTTCACCCCGTACTCCGCGGCCGCACAGCTGCGCAAGGACGACTCGGTGACGGTCTACAAGACGCCGTACAACGCCAACGCCATCCTGATGATCGACGCCCGCCGCGTCCCCGAACTCAAGGTCCGCCAGGCCATCAACCTCGCGATCGACCGCAAGTCCATCCTCGACCAGGCCTTCTACGGCGTCGGCGCGCTGCCCGAGGGCTACGCCATCCCGCCCGCGCAGAGCGGCTACGACACCGGCCTCGCCGACCTCAGCACGCAGGACACGGCCAAGGCGAAGAAGCTCGTCGCCGAGGCGGGCGCGGGCGGCCGCCGTATCCGGCTCATGGCGGCGAGCGACTCCTGGCACCCGAAGGCCGCGCAGATCGTCGCCCAGAACCTGACCGACGTCGGCTTCAAGGTGGTCACCACCTCCGTCGACCCGGCCACCTACTTCACCCGGCTCCTCGACGGCAAGGACGACTACCACGACCTGATGATCTGGGAGCGCAACACCTACGTCCCGGACGCCAACGACATGGTCGGCGCCATGGCCAGCCCCACCGGTCTCTACGGCGCGACCATCACCGGCATGGACACGCTCAAGGACGCGGCCTCACTCCAGGCGGAGCTGGACACGGCCAAGAACCTGCCCCTCGGCGCCCAGCGCACGGCCGCCTACACGAAGATCCAGCGCCGGTGGGCGGAGGACTACATGGTGCTGTCGATGCTGGCCTGCTTCGCCAACCTCGTGGTGAGCGGCTCAAAGGTGAAGCACATGAACACGGCGGCGCTGGCCAACCACCGCTGTTACATGGAGAAGGCCAGTGTCTGA
- a CDS encoding N-acyl homoserine lactonase family protein yields the protein MPLLLGWEELPKSVSVYGAPYEERLREPVPAVLLECDGGWLLLDTGFNTALIRDPALRRRFYGSPNYRPILPGPGEPLEEALDAAGIPMDAIHAVALSHLHADHAGGLKHFAGRVPVHVQREELAYGLSGRPEVERHSIFRVDFDDPRVDWQQADGDVELAPGVTAVLTAGHTPGHQSFVVDLADGGGFVFAFDAADLTENIEHERPIGASIGVDPESTVEPIRRLKSIAAERGYELIPGHDPLVWPELIRRMGRPSA from the coding sequence GTGCCCCTACTGCTGGGCTGGGAGGAGCTCCCCAAGTCCGTCTCCGTGTACGGCGCCCCGTACGAGGAACGGCTGCGTGAACCCGTACCGGCCGTGCTCCTGGAGTGCGACGGCGGCTGGCTGCTGCTCGACACCGGCTTCAACACGGCGCTGATCCGGGACCCGGCCCTGCGCCGCCGCTTCTACGGTTCGCCCAACTACCGGCCGATCCTGCCGGGCCCCGGCGAACCCCTGGAGGAGGCCCTCGACGCGGCCGGTATCCCGATGGACGCGATCCACGCCGTGGCCCTCAGCCATCTGCACGCCGATCACGCGGGCGGACTCAAGCACTTCGCGGGGCGGGTTCCGGTGCACGTACAGCGCGAGGAACTCGCCTACGGCTTGTCCGGGCGGCCCGAGGTCGAGCGCCACTCGATCTTCCGCGTCGACTTCGACGACCCGCGCGTCGACTGGCAACAGGCCGACGGTGACGTCGAGTTGGCCCCCGGCGTCACCGCCGTACTGACCGCCGGGCACACCCCCGGGCACCAGAGTTTCGTCGTCGACCTCGCGGACGGCGGCGGCTTCGTGTTCGCCTTCGACGCCGCCGACCTCACCGAGAACATCGAGCACGAGCGCCCGATCGGCGCCTCGATCGGTGTCGACCCGGAGAGCACCGTCGAGCCCATCCGCCGCCTCAAGAGCATCGCCGCGGAACGCGGTTACGAGCTCATCCCCGGTCATGACCCCTTGGTCTGGCCGGAGTTGATCCGCCGCATGGGCCGACCGAGCGCATAG